One part of the Luteibacter yeojuensis genome encodes these proteins:
- a CDS encoding FimV/HubP family polar landmark protein, with product MNRTLKLSIMLALATWGSQALAQNLGPVQLRSTMDQPLVAEIPLTGVSGNLDNVHVALASEEAFSRAGLNRAGLPVPLSFAVAKNAAGQPVIRVTSSAPVRDTYLDFLVEVASGGNKVVREVTMLLDPPGTPLNAAAAASNPAPRPSRTSDVPARVPSEAASKSSRREATPRPASTAAGGTYGPVQRGQTLSSIARDHAGGADMNQMLVALQKANPDAFYRDNMNALKTGAILRIPSADEVQAQSTAEALAEVRRQNESWRAGTARSPSVVADAASTRAGQGEAKPAKSAKDRLAIVPAKEGGDAASTRAGSKGGTGDAQVAGLRQELANSQESVASLKQQGAELKSRIGELEEINSKNQRLLSLKDSEIAELQRKLAEAQKGGGTSAAGTPAAASAPVAAAPAKAATSAPAATPTPAAAATVAITPLKEPAAAAAPPAATPAAKPPVRKPVVAPAPVVEETPWFMQPWAWGGGAVVVLLLLVAAVFGRKKPKAASAVAGGSLADRFGEEPNFELGHHGDMMDQDQREILDALAEHPDDIGLHLELVSLYYGRRDVEHFEAAAEAMFAHVADPDQPEWREVLMMGEDLAPTHPLFGGTPVDEIEDPYDDAYGAAQPHAEAPALEEFDLGNYVTSPDEEMRPQTPAPQKHSEYHFNFDLTPVQRAEADRRPHAPDVFDADAPESPYSEVAESVAVSEDRSTWSFDEEHDAATTSPTELPRFDEPSFPDEEPIPDHNPESFSDDPVDTKLDLARAYLDMGDAEGARLMLDEVMAEGSQMQKDTARRILDDIA from the coding sequence ACCTCGATAACGTCCACGTGGCCCTCGCCTCGGAGGAGGCCTTCTCGCGTGCCGGCCTCAACCGCGCCGGCCTGCCGGTGCCGTTGAGTTTCGCCGTGGCGAAGAACGCCGCCGGCCAGCCGGTGATCCGTGTGACCAGTTCCGCCCCGGTCCGCGACACCTACCTCGACTTCCTCGTCGAAGTCGCGTCGGGCGGCAACAAGGTCGTCCGCGAAGTGACCATGCTGCTCGATCCGCCGGGTACGCCGCTGAACGCCGCTGCCGCCGCATCGAATCCGGCGCCCCGTCCCTCCCGCACGTCCGATGTGCCCGCGCGGGTTCCGTCCGAGGCCGCGTCGAAGTCGTCGCGCCGCGAGGCCACGCCGCGCCCCGCATCGACGGCGGCCGGCGGTACCTACGGTCCGGTCCAGCGCGGACAGACGCTGTCCTCGATCGCTCGCGATCACGCGGGCGGCGCGGACATGAATCAGATGCTCGTGGCGCTGCAGAAGGCCAATCCCGACGCTTTCTACCGCGACAACATGAACGCGCTGAAGACCGGCGCGATCCTGCGCATTCCTTCGGCCGACGAAGTCCAGGCGCAGTCCACGGCCGAGGCCCTGGCCGAAGTCCGCCGGCAGAACGAAAGCTGGCGGGCGGGCACCGCGCGTTCGCCCTCGGTCGTCGCCGATGCCGCGTCCACCCGTGCCGGCCAGGGCGAAGCGAAGCCCGCGAAGTCCGCCAAGGACCGCCTCGCGATCGTGCCGGCGAAGGAAGGCGGCGATGCCGCATCCACGCGCGCCGGCAGCAAGGGCGGTACGGGCGACGCGCAGGTCGCCGGCCTCCGCCAGGAACTGGCCAACTCGCAGGAAAGCGTCGCCTCCCTGAAGCAGCAGGGTGCCGAGCTCAAGTCGCGCATCGGCGAACTCGAGGAGATCAACTCGAAGAACCAGCGCCTGCTGAGCCTCAAGGATTCGGAAATCGCCGAGCTCCAGCGCAAGCTGGCCGAAGCGCAGAAGGGCGGCGGCACGTCCGCGGCTGGCACCCCGGCGGCGGCCTCCGCCCCGGTCGCTGCGGCGCCGGCAAAGGCGGCCACCTCGGCGCCGGCCGCGACGCCCACACCGGCAGCGGCCGCAACGGTGGCGATCACGCCGCTGAAGGAACCCGCGGCGGCAGCGGCGCCGCCCGCCGCCACGCCGGCGGCCAAGCCTCCCGTGCGGAAGCCTGTCGTGGCGCCGGCGCCGGTGGTCGAGGAAACCCCGTGGTTCATGCAGCCCTGGGCGTGGGGCGGCGGTGCCGTCGTTGTCCTTCTGCTTCTTGTGGCGGCCGTGTTCGGCCGGAAGAAGCCGAAGGCCGCGTCCGCCGTGGCGGGCGGTTCGCTGGCCGACCGTTTCGGTGAGGAGCCGAACTTCGAGCTCGGCCACCACGGCGACATGATGGACCAGGACCAGCGCGAGATCCTCGATGCCCTGGCCGAACATCCGGACGACATCGGCCTCCACCTGGAGCTGGTGAGCCTCTATTACGGCCGTCGCGACGTCGAGCACTTCGAAGCCGCCGCCGAAGCCATGTTCGCCCACGTCGCCGACCCGGACCAGCCGGAGTGGCGCGAGGTGCTGATGATGGGCGAGGACCTCGCCCCGACCCATCCGCTGTTCGGCGGCACACCGGTGGACGAGATCGAGGATCCGTACGACGACGCCTATGGCGCCGCGCAGCCGCATGCCGAGGCTCCGGCACTGGAAGAGTTCGACCTGGGCAACTACGTCACCAGCCCCGACGAAGAGATGCGCCCGCAGACGCCGGCGCCCCAGAAGCACAGCGAATACCACTTCAACTTCGACCTGACGCCGGTACAGCGCGCCGAAGCGGACCGCCGTCCGCATGCCCCGGACGTGTTCGACGCCGATGCGCCCGAATCGCCCTACTCGGAAGTGGCCGAAAGCGTGGCGGTGAGCGAAGATCGTTCTACCTGGTCGTTCGACGAGGAGCACGACGCGGCGACCACCTCCCCGACCGAACTGCCGCGTTTCGACGAGCCGTCCTTCCCGGACGAAGAGCCGATCCCGGATCACAATCCCGAAAGCTTCAGCGACGACCCGGTCGACACCAAGCTCGACCTGGCCCGCGCCTACCTCGACATGGGCGACGCCGAAGGTGCGCGCCTCATGCTCGACGAGGTGATGGCCGAGGGCTCGCAGATGCAGAAAGACACGGCAAGGCGGATCCTCGACGATATCGCCTGA
- the truA gene encoding tRNA pseudouridine(38-40) synthase TruA, with translation MRIALGVEYDGTDFFGWQRLSHAKTVQGALEDALSYVAHAPVEVTAAGRTDAGVHGRCQVVHFDTDVVRDMRGWILGACSNLPHSVAVTWAQPVADDFHARFSARARRYRYRILPRFVRPALDARFVAWERRQLDADAMHAAAQAIVGEHDFSAFRAVSCQAAHARRNVRSIRVFRDDIHVVVEIEANAFLHHMVRNIVGSLLPIGRGERPVAWMAELLQGRDREVAGATAPAEGLTFLGPLYEAHWGLPEEVTL, from the coding sequence ATGCGCATCGCCCTTGGCGTCGAATACGACGGCACCGACTTCTTCGGCTGGCAGCGGCTCAGCCACGCGAAGACCGTGCAGGGCGCGCTGGAAGACGCCCTGAGCTATGTCGCGCACGCACCGGTCGAGGTGACCGCCGCCGGCCGCACCGACGCCGGTGTGCATGGGCGTTGCCAGGTGGTGCATTTCGATACCGACGTGGTCCGCGATATGCGCGGCTGGATACTCGGGGCCTGCTCCAACCTCCCGCACAGCGTGGCGGTCACCTGGGCGCAACCCGTGGCGGACGACTTCCACGCGCGGTTCTCGGCGCGGGCGCGACGCTACCGTTATCGCATCCTGCCGCGCTTCGTGCGTCCGGCGCTGGACGCGCGCTTCGTCGCCTGGGAGCGCCGTCAGCTCGACGCGGACGCCATGCACGCGGCGGCGCAGGCCATCGTCGGCGAGCACGATTTCTCGGCGTTTCGCGCGGTGTCCTGCCAGGCGGCGCACGCGCGGCGCAACGTGCGGTCCATCCGCGTGTTCCGCGACGACATCCACGTGGTGGTGGAGATTGAAGCGAACGCCTTCCTCCACCATATGGTCCGCAACATCGTCGGCTCGCTGCTTCCGATCGGGCGCGGCGAGCGTCCCGTGGCCTGGATGGCCGAACTCCTCCAGGGTCGCGACCGCGAGGTGGCGGGCGCCACGGCGCCCGCGGAGGGCCTGACCTTCCTCGGGCCGTTGTACGAAGCTCATTGGGGACTGCCGGAAGAGGTGACCCTGTGA
- the aqpZ gene encoding aquaporin Z, with the protein MSQRLFAEFFGTFWLVLGGCGSAVLAAAFPGLGIGFVGVSLAFGLTVLTMAYAVGNISGAHFNPAVTIGCYTGGRMPGREVLPYIVSQVVGAIVAGGVLYLIASGKPGFDVTAGFASNGYGEHSPGGYSLVAAVVAEFVLTMFFLLVILGVTHKRAPVGFAPLAIGLALTLIHLISIPVTNTSVNPARSTGVAVFQGGWALAQLWVFWVVPLLGGAVGGWVHRALLENDPPAHGVR; encoded by the coding sequence ATGTCCCAGCGATTGTTCGCGGAGTTCTTCGGTACGTTCTGGCTCGTTCTTGGCGGTTGCGGTAGTGCGGTCCTTGCCGCGGCCTTCCCGGGCCTCGGCATTGGTTTCGTCGGCGTTTCACTCGCCTTCGGCCTCACGGTGCTGACGATGGCGTATGCCGTCGGCAACATCTCGGGGGCGCATTTCAACCCGGCGGTGACCATCGGCTGTTACACGGGCGGACGCATGCCGGGCAGGGAAGTGCTGCCCTACATCGTCAGCCAGGTGGTCGGCGCGATCGTGGCCGGGGGCGTGCTTTACCTCATCGCGAGCGGCAAACCCGGTTTCGACGTCACGGCGGGTTTCGCCAGCAACGGTTACGGCGAGCACTCGCCCGGCGGCTATTCGCTCGTCGCGGCGGTGGTCGCCGAGTTCGTGCTGACGATGTTCTTCCTGCTGGTGATCCTCGGCGTGACGCACAAGCGCGCGCCGGTCGGATTCGCGCCGCTGGCCATCGGCCTGGCCCTGACGCTGATCCACCTCATCAGCATCCCGGTGACCAACACCTCGGTGAACCCGGCGCGCAGCACCGGCGTGGCCGTGTTCCAGGGTGGCTGGGCGCTGGCCCAGCTGTGGGTGTTCTGGGTGGTACCGCTGCTTGGCGGTGCCGTCGGCGGCTGGGTCCACCGGGCGCTGCTCGAGAACGACCCACCCGCCCACGGCGTCCGATAG